From the Esox lucius isolate fEsoLuc1 chromosome 21, fEsoLuc1.pri, whole genome shotgun sequence genome, one window contains:
- the cul1b gene encoding cullin-1b, translating into MSSNRNQNPHGLKQIGLDQIWDDLRAGIQQVYTRQSMAKSRYMELYTHVYNYCTSVHQSSQGRGSAAPTKPSKKSSTPGGAQFVGLELYKRLKEFLKNYLTSLLMDGEDLMDECVLKFYTQQWEDYRFSSKVLNGICAYLNRHWVRRECDEGRKGIYEIYSLALVTWRECLFRPLNKQVTNAVLKLIEKERNGETINTRLISGVVQSYVELGLNEEDAFAKGPTLSVYKEYFECQFLTDTERFYTRESTEFLQQNPVTEYMKKAEARLLEEQRRVQVYLHESTQDELARRCEQVLIEKHLEIFHTEFQNLLDADKNEDLGRMYNLVSRITDGLGELKKLLETHIHNQGLAAIEKCGEAALNDPKVYVQTTLNVHKKYNALVMSAFNNDAGFVAALDKACGRFINNNAVTKMAQSSSKSPELLARHCDSLLKKSSKNPEEAELEDTLNQVMVVFKYIEDKDVFQKFYAKMLAKRLVHQNSASDDAEASMISKLKQACGFEYTSKLQRMFQDIGVSKDLNEQFKKHLTNSEPLDLDFSIQVLSSGSWPFQQSCTFALPSELERSYQRFTAFYGSRHSGRKLTWLYHLSKGELVTNCFKNRYTLQASTFQMAILLQYNAEVLYTVQQLTDSTQIKTDILVQVLQILLKSKLLVLEDENANVDEVDFKPETLIKLFLGYKNKKLRVNINVPMKTEQKQEQETTHKNIEEDRKLLIQAAIVRIMKMRKVLKHQQLLAEVLNQLSSRFKPRVPVIKKCIDILIEKEYLERVDGEKDTYSYLA; encoded by the exons ATGTCGTCCAACAGGAACCAGAACCCTCACGGGCTGAAGCAGATCGGGCTGGACCAGATCTGGGACGACCTGAGGGCCGGCATCCAGCAGGTGTACACACGGCAGAGCATGGCCAAGTCCCGCTACATGGAGCTCTACAC CCATGTGTATAACTACTGCACCAGCGTGCATCAGTCCAGCCAGGGCCGTGGCTCCGCCGCCCCCACCAAGCCCTCCAAGAAGAGCAGCACGCCGGGCGGGGCCCAGTTCGTCGGCCTGGAACTCTACAAGAGGCTCAAGGAGTTCCTGAAGAACTACCTGACCAGTCTACTCATG GATGGCGAAGACCTGATGGACGAGTGTGTGTTGAAGTTCTACACCCAGCAGTGGGAGGACTACCGGTTCTCCAGCAAGGTGCTGAACGGGATCTGCGCCTACCTGAACCGGCACTGGGTCAGACGGGAGTGTGACGAGGGGCGCAAGGGCATCTACGAGATCTACTCG TTGGCGTTGGTGACATGGAGGGAGTGTCTGTTCAGGCCCCTGAACAAACAG gtAACGAACGCCGTGCTGAAACTgatagagaaggagaggaacGGAGAGACCATCAACACCAGGCTCATCAGTGGCGTGGTCCAGTCCTACG TTGAACTGGGGCTGAACGAGGAGGACGCCTTCGCGAAGGGCCCCACTCTGTCCGTGTACAAGGAGTACTTCGAGTGCCAGTTCCTTACGGACACCGAGCGCTTCTACACACGGGAGAGCACCGAGTTTCTCCAGCAGAACCCTGTTACTGAGTACATGAAGAAG gCGGAGGCCCGTCTGTTAGAGGAGCAGAGGCGTGTTCAGGTGTACCTCCACGAGTCCACCCAGGACGAGCTGGCCAGGAGGTGCGAACAGGTGCTCATAGAGAAACACCTGGAGATCTTCCACACAGAGTTCCAGAACCTGCTGGATGCGGACAAGAACGAAG ATCTGGGTCGTATGTATAACTTGGTGTCGCGTATAACGGATGGACTGGGAGAGCTGAAGAAACTTCTAGAAACTCACATCCACAACCAGGGCCTGGCCGCCATCGAGAAATGTGGAGAGGCTGCTCTCAAT GACCCTAAGGTGTATGTCCAGACCACTCTGAACGTCCATAAGAAGTACAACGCTCTGGTCATGTCCGCCTTCAACAACGACGCTGGCTTCGTGGCTGCGCTTGACAAG GCCTGTGGTCGTTTCATCAACAACAACGCGGTCACTAAGATGGCCCagtcctccagcaagtcaccgGAGCTCCTGGCCAGGCACTGCGACTCCCTGCTGAAGAAGAG TTCTAAGAACCCAGAGGAGGCGGAGTTGGAGGACACACTCAACCAAGTG ATGGTGGTGTTTAAGTACATCGAGGACAAGGATGTGTTCCAGAAGTTCTACGCTAAGATGTTGGCCAAACGCCTCGTCCACCAGAACAGTGCCAGCGACGACGCCGAGGCCAGCATGATCTCCAAACTCAAG CAAGCGTGCGGCTTTGAGTACACATCCAAACTCCAGCGGATGTTCCAGGATATCGGAGTGAGCAAAGACCTCAACGAGCAGTTCAAGAAACACCTGACCAACTCGGAACCCCTCGACT TGGACTTCAGCATCCAGGTGTTGAGCTCAGGTTCCTGGCCATTCCAGCAGTCGTGCACCTTTGCCCTGCCGTCCGAG ctggAGCGCAGCTACCAGCGGTTCACGGCGTTCTACGGCAGCCGGCACAGTGGGCGGAAGCTCACCTGGCTCTACCACCTGTCCAAAGGAGAGCTGGTCACCAACTGCTTCAAGAACAG GTACACTCTTCAAGCCTCCACCTTCCAGATGGCCATCCTGCTACAGTACAATGCAGAGGTCCTGTACACCGTTCAGCAGCTCACTGACAGCACTCAGATCAAGACT GACATTCTGGTTCAAGTGTTGCAGATCTTGTTGAAGTCCAAATTGCTG GTCCTGGAGGATGAGAATGCTAATGTAGACGAGGTGGACTTCAAACCAGAAACCCTGATCAAACTCTTCCTGGGATACAAGAA CAAGAAGCTGCGTGTGAACATCAACGTTCCTATGAAGACCGAGCAGAAACAAGAGCAGGAGACCACACACAAGAACATAGAGGAGGACCGAAAACTCCTCATACAG gctgccATCGTGAGGATAATGAAAATGAGGAAGGTTCTGAAACACCAGCAGCTTCTGGCTGAAGTCCTCAACCAGCTCTCCTCTCGCTTCAAACCCAGAGTCCCTGTCATCAAG AAGTGTATAGACATCCTGATAGAGAAGGAGTATCTGGAGAGAGTCGACGGTGAGAAAGACACGTACAGCTACCTGGCTTAA